Proteins encoded within one genomic window of Amorphoplanes friuliensis DSM 7358:
- a CDS encoding cyclase family protein → MLNLVSLSHVNDPATTIVYPGDPPFELETVATIGDDGFFLQYVRVGEHTGTHWGAPGHFTAGAALADDLEPADLCRPAVKIDVREQCARDADFELSVQDLQDWERRHGRIPAESVVVLWTGWDSRWGTEAYLNRDEDGVVHQPGFSLEAVEWLTATGRLGHRGGTGTDTFGPDPGRDTTYAVSRLVYQRHRISLEVLADLGALPATGAHILCGGQINKGGSGSTALIYGVLPPG, encoded by the coding sequence ATGCTCAACCTGGTCAGCCTCTCGCACGTCAACGATCCGGCCACGACCATCGTGTACCCGGGTGATCCGCCGTTCGAGCTGGAGACCGTCGCGACGATCGGCGACGACGGCTTTTTCCTCCAGTACGTCCGCGTGGGTGAGCACACCGGCACGCACTGGGGAGCGCCCGGTCACTTCACCGCCGGCGCCGCGCTGGCCGACGATCTGGAACCGGCCGACCTCTGCCGGCCCGCCGTCAAGATCGACGTCCGCGAGCAGTGCGCCCGGGACGCCGACTTCGAGCTGTCCGTCCAGGACCTGCAGGACTGGGAACGCCGGCACGGCCGGATCCCCGCCGAGTCCGTGGTTGTCCTCTGGACCGGCTGGGACTCCCGCTGGGGGACGGAGGCGTACCTCAACCGTGACGAGGACGGGGTCGTGCACCAACCCGGCTTCAGCCTCGAGGCCGTCGAGTGGCTGACCGCGACGGGCCGGCTCGGGCACCGCGGCGGCACCGGCACGGACACCTTCGGGCCGGACCCCGGCCGCGACACCACCTACGCGGTCTCGCGGCTGGTCTACCAGCGGCACCGGATCAGCCTGGAGGTCCTGGCCGATCTCGGCGCGCTGCCCGCCACGGGGGCCCACATCCTCTGTGGCGGGCAGATCAACAAGGGTGGTTCCGGGTCGACGGCCCTGATCTACGGCGTCCTGCCACCGGGCTGA
- a CDS encoding MerR family transcriptional regulator has protein sequence MVGVWTMDELVERVGRALAAEYPGAPNGRVRDVPDRRAIRWYTTTGLVDRPAGMRGRTALYGPRHLLQLVAVKRRQAQGHTLAAIQAELAGATDDELQVAARVPEGLLTVGAEDADGPVRPRFWAAAPAAPSPAPPPSDAARAHPVGGVALGGGAILVLPVRPDDADYAAIATAARPLLDLLADRGLLRMNTDDGSPS, from the coding sequence ATGGTCGGCGTGTGGACGATGGACGAGTTGGTGGAGCGGGTGGGCCGGGCTTTGGCGGCCGAATACCCCGGTGCGCCCAACGGCCGGGTCCGTGACGTTCCCGACCGCCGGGCCATCCGGTGGTACACGACGACGGGGCTGGTCGACCGGCCCGCCGGGATGCGGGGGCGGACGGCGCTCTACGGGCCGCGGCACCTGTTGCAGCTCGTGGCGGTCAAGCGGCGGCAGGCGCAGGGGCACACCCTGGCGGCGATCCAGGCCGAGCTGGCCGGGGCCACGGATGACGAGCTGCAGGTGGCTGCTCGCGTACCGGAAGGGCTGTTGACCGTCGGGGCCGAGGATGCGGACGGTCCGGTCCGGCCACGGTTCTGGGCGGCTGCGCCGGCGGCGCCGTCGCCCGCTCCCCCGCCATCGGATGCCGCCCGGGCACACCCCGTGGGTGGGGTCGCTCTGGGCGGGGGCGCGATCCTGGTCCTTCCGGTACGCCCGGACGACGCCGATTACGCCGCCATCGCCACCGCCGCACGACCCCTGCTGGACCTTCTCGCCGACCGTGGCCTGCTGAGGATGAACACCGACGATGGGAGCCCGTCATGA
- a CDS encoding sensor histidine kinase encodes MGELAVPRTGGRPSEYRWLLPAGLLDEPDRPPAPRSTRDWVVDVLAFLLGLGFTVLASIDLLNPDPAVLPQWEHNPAWLIWTDLFTGVVLAVALWWRRRWPVHLAVLTMVLGVFTVAGAISGLIVFFTVAVHRRFVVTAVVAAGAMLSTLVFCLIRPELGTSFWESMSWSAVILVIVLLWGMVVRSRRELVVSLRDRAERAESEQQLRVVQARALERTRIAREMHDVLAHRISLLSLHAGALEIRPDAAPAEVAGAAGVIRASAHQALQDLREVIGVLREPAGEDPPERPQPTLRELPALADESRAAGAKVTLDVQVDESGVLPAGTGRTAYRIVQEGLTNARKHAAGTAVRVTIAGAAGAGLTIDIRNPRPVGRSAPAIPGTGTGLIGLTERATLAGGRLVHGPTPDGDFALSAWLPWPAAGDPA; translated from the coding sequence GTGGGGGAGCTGGCAGTTCCGAGGACCGGCGGGCGACCGTCGGAATACCGGTGGCTGCTGCCGGCGGGCCTGCTGGACGAGCCCGACCGCCCGCCCGCGCCCCGCTCGACCCGCGACTGGGTCGTCGACGTCCTCGCTTTTCTGCTCGGCCTGGGTTTCACCGTGCTGGCCAGCATCGACCTGCTGAACCCCGACCCGGCTGTCCTGCCGCAGTGGGAACACAATCCGGCCTGGCTCATCTGGACGGACCTGTTCACCGGTGTGGTGCTCGCGGTGGCGCTCTGGTGGCGCCGCCGCTGGCCCGTGCACCTCGCGGTGCTGACGATGGTGCTGGGCGTGTTCACGGTGGCTGGGGCGATCTCCGGCCTGATCGTCTTCTTCACGGTCGCCGTGCACCGCCGGTTCGTCGTGACCGCGGTGGTGGCGGCCGGGGCGATGCTCTCCACCCTCGTCTTCTGCCTGATCCGCCCGGAGCTCGGCACCAGCTTCTGGGAGTCGATGTCCTGGAGTGCGGTGATCCTCGTGATCGTGCTGCTCTGGGGCATGGTCGTGCGGTCCCGGCGCGAACTGGTCGTGTCGCTGCGGGACCGCGCCGAGCGCGCCGAGTCCGAGCAGCAGCTGCGGGTCGTGCAGGCCCGGGCCCTGGAACGCACCCGCATCGCCCGCGAGATGCACGACGTGCTGGCGCACCGGATCTCGCTGCTCAGCCTGCACGCCGGCGCCCTGGAGATCCGCCCCGACGCGGCGCCCGCCGAGGTGGCCGGTGCGGCCGGTGTGATCCGGGCCAGCGCCCACCAGGCCCTGCAGGACCTGCGCGAGGTCATCGGGGTGCTGCGGGAGCCCGCCGGTGAGGACCCCCCGGAACGCCCGCAGCCGACGCTCCGGGAGCTGCCCGCCCTGGCCGACGAGTCCCGCGCCGCGGGTGCGAAGGTGACCCTCGACGTGCAGGTCGACGAGTCCGGGGTGCTGCCCGCGGGGACGGGGCGGACGGCGTACAGGATCGTGCAGGAGGGTCTGACCAATGCGCGGAAGCACGCTGCGGGGACGGCGGTGCGGGTGACGATCGCCGGGGCCGCCGGTGCGGGGCTGACCATCGACATCCGCAACCCCCGGCCGGTCGGGCGTTCGGCCCCGGCCATCCCCGGCACCGGGACCGGCCTGATCGGGCTCACCGAGCGGGCCACCCTGGCGGGCGGCCGGCTCGTCCACGGACCCACCCCCGACGGCGATTTCGCCCTCAGCGCCTGGCTGCCCTGGCCCGCGGCGGGAGACCCGGCATGA
- a CDS encoding response regulator has product MTPPVRVLIVDDDALVRAGLTMILSGADGIAVVGEAADGSEVPEAVAAHHPDVVLMDIRMPRIDGLAATETLRKRAGAPEVIVLTTFDADEFVLRALRAGASGFLLKDTPPVEILHAVRRVAHGEAMLSPTVTRRLIAHVAAPDPGGSRHRATAALRQLSERERDVALLLGQGRSNAEISAELFMSVATVKAHVSRLLVKLDLNNRVQVALLVHDAGLA; this is encoded by the coding sequence ATGACCCCTCCGGTACGCGTCCTGATCGTCGACGACGACGCCCTGGTCCGCGCGGGCCTGACGATGATCCTCTCCGGCGCGGACGGCATCGCGGTGGTCGGTGAGGCCGCCGACGGCAGCGAGGTGCCCGAGGCGGTCGCGGCCCATCACCCCGACGTGGTGCTGATGGACATCCGCATGCCCCGCATCGACGGCCTCGCGGCGACCGAGACCCTGCGCAAGCGCGCCGGCGCCCCCGAGGTCATCGTGCTGACCACCTTCGACGCCGACGAGTTCGTGCTGCGGGCGCTACGGGCGGGCGCGAGCGGCTTCCTGCTCAAGGACACGCCACCGGTGGAGATCCTGCACGCCGTCCGTCGTGTCGCGCACGGCGAGGCGATGCTCTCCCCGACGGTCACCCGCCGCCTGATCGCCCACGTGGCGGCACCCGACCCCGGCGGCAGCCGCCACCGCGCGACGGCGGCCCTGCGACAGCTGAGCGAGCGGGAACGCGACGTCGCCCTGCTGCTGGGTCAGGGCCGCTCGAACGCGGAGATCTCGGCCGAGCTCTTCATGAGCGTGGCCACGGTCAAGGCCCACGTCTCCCGCCTGCTGGTCAAGCTCGACCTGAACAACCGCGTCCAGGTGGCGCTCCTCGTCCACGACGCCGGACTCGCCTGA
- a CDS encoding VIT domain-containing protein, with translation MTLSVTPMDAVELGRVRILPDAGIGALRTERGNLPLDRLDVQASISGLVARTTVTTEFVNAFDTALEATYVFPLPDRAAVTGLTMTADGRSVEAELQERAAARETYDRAIEAGQRASIAEEERPDVFTMRVGNILPGERVTVKLALVGPLPWEDGAATFRFPLVVAPRYVPGTPLPGPAVGSGQASDTDAVPDASRITPPVLLPGFPNPLRLTVGVDIDPAGLPLGEIRSSLHTVTTEGRHVTIAPGERADRDFILRLPYAGDGSGAVCVPDETADEPEGTFQLVLLPPDDTTTATRPKDVVLLLDRSGSMGGWKMVAARRAAARVVDTLTSEDRFAVLTFDHQIDRPEELGQGLSDASDRHRFRAVEHLARANARGGTELLAPLRDGLSLLADSGKRDRVLVLVTDGQVGNEDQILAEITPLIGSTRVHTVGIDRAVNAGFLGRLAALGAGRCELVESEDRLDEAMEQIHRRIGAPVLTDVTVTGTGFTVEAVPPQTVFPGVPLVVFGRYAGTPGSALSVRGRTRDDQDFAREVPVRTTAESAVTAQWARARLRELEDRYATGQRDLEPRIVATSLRFGVLCRFTAFVAVDSRVVNEGGETRRVTQPVESPSGWEPMQDVSAPAFLVAGSASPMPPPAGAPAPGFAPVRAAAARSGPKPFAAVPSGMMAAGGPRSKMAAPTSSVLTVADLKAIVEIEAKRLREAEGRPVFERRDLLADLGSRLGALLEGMSGDELKGLRDLVERIEAGGDFEQQWALARDTLAQFAPPPERKAFWKR, from the coding sequence ATGACCTTGTCCGTCACCCCGATGGATGCGGTGGAGCTCGGCCGCGTCCGGATCCTGCCCGACGCCGGGATCGGCGCGCTGCGCACCGAGCGGGGCAACCTGCCGCTCGACCGCCTCGACGTGCAGGCCTCGATCAGCGGTCTGGTCGCCCGGACGACGGTGACCACCGAGTTCGTCAACGCCTTCGACACCGCGCTCGAGGCGACGTACGTGTTCCCGCTGCCGGACCGGGCCGCGGTCACCGGTCTGACCATGACGGCCGACGGGCGCAGCGTCGAGGCCGAGCTGCAGGAGCGGGCGGCGGCCCGGGAGACCTACGACCGGGCGATCGAGGCCGGTCAGCGGGCGTCGATCGCCGAGGAGGAGCGGCCGGACGTCTTCACGATGCGGGTCGGCAACATCCTGCCCGGTGAGCGGGTCACGGTGAAGCTGGCGCTGGTCGGCCCGCTGCCGTGGGAGGACGGAGCGGCCACGTTCCGGTTCCCGCTCGTCGTCGCGCCGCGGTACGTGCCGGGGACCCCGCTGCCGGGTCCGGCGGTCGGCTCCGGTCAGGCCTCCGACACCGACGCTGTGCCGGACGCCTCGCGCATCACTCCCCCGGTGCTGCTGCCGGGGTTCCCCAACCCGCTGCGGCTGACCGTCGGTGTCGACATCGATCCGGCCGGGCTGCCCCTGGGTGAGATCCGGTCGAGTCTGCACACCGTGACGACCGAGGGCCGGCACGTCACGATCGCGCCGGGTGAGCGCGCCGACCGCGACTTCATCCTGCGTCTGCCGTACGCCGGAGACGGTTCCGGCGCCGTGTGTGTCCCCGACGAGACCGCGGACGAGCCCGAGGGCACGTTCCAGCTGGTGCTGCTGCCGCCGGACGACACGACGACCGCCACCCGGCCCAAGGACGTCGTCCTGCTGCTGGACCGGTCCGGGAGCATGGGCGGCTGGAAGATGGTCGCCGCCCGACGCGCCGCCGCGCGGGTGGTCGACACCCTGACCAGCGAGGACCGCTTCGCGGTGCTGACCTTCGACCACCAGATCGACCGGCCGGAGGAGCTCGGCCAGGGGCTGTCGGACGCGAGCGACCGCCACCGTTTCCGGGCCGTCGAGCACCTCGCCCGGGCGAACGCCCGCGGCGGCACCGAGCTGCTCGCGCCGTTGCGCGACGGACTGTCCCTGCTCGCCGACTCCGGGAAGCGCGACCGCGTGCTCGTGCTCGTCACGGACGGGCAGGTCGGCAACGAGGACCAGATCCTCGCCGAGATCACGCCGCTGATCGGCAGCACCCGGGTGCACACCGTCGGCATCGACCGGGCCGTCAACGCCGGCTTCCTGGGGCGGCTCGCCGCGCTCGGCGCCGGACGCTGCGAGCTGGTCGAGAGCGAGGACCGGCTGGACGAGGCGATGGAGCAGATCCACCGCCGGATCGGCGCGCCGGTGCTCACCGACGTGACCGTCACCGGGACGGGCTTCACGGTCGAGGCGGTGCCCCCGCAGACGGTGTTCCCCGGTGTGCCGCTGGTGGTGTTCGGCCGCTATGCGGGTACGCCGGGATCCGCTCTCAGCGTGCGCGGCCGCACCCGGGACGACCAGGACTTCGCCCGCGAGGTCCCGGTCCGCACCACGGCGGAGTCGGCGGTCACCGCCCAGTGGGCCCGGGCCCGCCTGCGGGAGCTCGAGGACCGGTACGCGACCGGGCAGCGCGATCTGGAGCCGCGCATCGTCGCCACCTCGCTGCGGTTCGGTGTGCTGTGCCGCTTCACCGCCTTCGTCGCGGTGGACAGCCGGGTGGTCAACGAGGGCGGTGAGACCCGGCGGGTGACGCAGCCCGTCGAGTCGCCGTCGGGCTGGGAGCCGATGCAGGACGTGTCGGCGCCCGCGTTCCTGGTCGCCGGGTCCGCATCGCCGATGCCGCCGCCGGCCGGTGCTCCCGCGCCGGGTTTTGCCCCGGTGCGGGCGGCCGCGGCGCGCAGTGGCCCCAAGCCGTTCGCGGCGGTCCCGTCCGGGATGATGGCCGCGGGCGGCCCGCGCTCCAAGATGGCGGCGCCGACGAGCTCGGTGCTGACCGTGGCGGACCTCAAGGCCATCGTCGAGATCGAGGCGAAGCGGCTGCGGGAGGCCGAGGGGCGGCCGGTGTTCGAGCGCCGGGACCTGCTCGCCGACCTTGGTAGCCGGCTCGGTGCGCTGCTGGAGGGCATGAGCGGTGACGAGCTGAAGGGTCTGCGCGACCTCGTCGAGCGGATCGAGGCCGGAGGCGACTTCGAGCAGCAGTGGGCTCTGGCCCGCGACACGCTCGCGCAGTTCGCCCCGCCGCCGGAGCGCAAGGCCTTCTGGAAGCGCTGA
- a CDS encoding ABC transporter ATP-binding protein — protein MITVEHLSKRYGSHPAVDDVSFTCEPGTVTGFLGPNGAGKSTTMRMICGLTPPTSGTATVDGQPYKRMGNPGRRIGVLLDASAQHSGRTGREVLTLAALTMGIDRRRVDESLDRVGLNKTAAKRRVKAYSLGMRQRLGLAYALLGDPGILVLDEPANGLDPEGIFWMRGLLRDFADRGGTVLLSSHLLREVEAVADKLVVIGGGRIVAEGDKNELLAASGTVVRALDMGALDMVLQRVGLTGTKTTDGGVVVQADAEVIGRAAADAGLVLLELRPAGGGGLEQMFLTLTAGDSVKEAVR, from the coding sequence ATGATCACGGTCGAACATCTGAGCAAACGGTACGGGAGCCACCCGGCCGTCGACGACGTGTCGTTCACCTGCGAGCCCGGCACGGTGACCGGCTTCCTCGGCCCGAACGGCGCGGGCAAGTCCACCACCATGCGGATGATCTGCGGGCTCACACCACCCACCTCCGGTACGGCCACGGTCGACGGGCAGCCGTACAAGCGGATGGGCAATCCGGGGCGGCGCATCGGGGTGCTGCTGGACGCCTCGGCGCAGCACTCCGGGCGTACCGGGAGGGAGGTTCTGACTCTCGCGGCGCTGACCATGGGGATCGACCGGCGGCGCGTCGACGAGAGCCTGGACCGGGTGGGTCTCAACAAGACGGCGGCCAAGCGGCGGGTGAAGGCGTACTCGCTGGGCATGCGGCAGCGGCTCGGGCTGGCCTACGCCCTGCTGGGTGACCCGGGGATCCTCGTCCTGGACGAGCCGGCCAACGGCCTCGACCCGGAGGGCATCTTCTGGATGCGCGGGCTGCTGCGCGACTTCGCGGACCGCGGCGGCACGGTGCTGCTCTCCTCCCATCTGCTGCGGGAGGTGGAGGCGGTCGCGGACAAGCTCGTGGTCATCGGCGGCGGCAGGATCGTCGCCGAGGGTGACAAGAACGAACTGCTCGCGGCGAGCGGCACGGTCGTCCGGGCGCTGGACATGGGCGCCCTGGACATGGTGCTGCAGCGTGTGGGCCTGACCGGCACGAAGACGACCGACGGGGGCGTTGTCGTGCAGGCCGACGCGGAGGTGATCGGGCGTGCCGCCGCGGACGCGGGCCTGGTGCTGCTGGAGCTCAGGCCCGCCGGTGGCGGTGGCCTCGAGCAGATGTTCCTGACCCTGACCGCCGGTGACTCGGTGAAGGAGGCCGTCCGATGA
- a CDS encoding immune inhibitor A domain-containing protein, protein MARLRLAAVALLVLPLLPLTTAAEAAPATARPPADDTRELTRERLDVSKLGPTGQAFERRARIAAAPTPPVGTVRQWLGLDDVDGGLYRKDYTLRGVGEHTEVWVAKDIAFPAGDCRAADSTEITDQQVKDLIKEFDTKIWPRETAAFSTPQERDGTDPRLTGADYTGDGAKTVTLVDNVRDDNYYEFPQAPTYIAGFFSAQINELVDRNVMTIDAYDWKHRSGANPPDQPTDDLCTSRPARPRMYEGTFAHEWQHLLQSYTDPGEDVWVNEGLSDYAQSLVGYVDGNATVHHAGNDTHLACFQGFGVVKTPYNTNPRDCGGAQNSLNVWDEGAPSEVLADYGNTYQFMLYLRDRFGAAALSRLHRDGTHQGLAGVAAALGDVQLYGVLHDFQTMTLVDKLIGDTPRGTMIGVPHARVTTPSVRSTVNLANPASYDYPGAAPNGADYVRLRDAKNKYLKGAELKSVTFTGATTLPPQTLQWKVQDGALFSGNTKDLDVAAVTEVTVPAADPVLRLRTKYATEEGYDYGYVTVSMDGGRTYTAIAGDSTVAAPLGQAINGDSAGFQPRTYDLSAYAGKKVLLGFRYVTDSAIDEGGWWIDDIKVGGAVVSDGATLDGFRSPTQIVPLRVHAWNVRLVGLDEKGRRARQVPVEQFAALKGYDKVVAVVAYDEPTGQIEQYAPYTLTVNGVVQPGGRTP, encoded by the coding sequence ATGGCCCGCCTCCGTCTCGCCGCGGTAGCCCTGCTCGTCCTACCCCTCCTGCCGCTCACCACGGCGGCCGAGGCCGCTCCGGCCACGGCCCGGCCACCGGCCGACGACACCCGGGAGCTGACCCGCGAGCGGCTCGACGTGTCGAAGCTCGGACCCACCGGCCAGGCCTTCGAGCGCAGGGCCCGGATCGCCGCGGCGCCGACCCCGCCCGTCGGCACGGTGCGGCAGTGGCTGGGGCTCGACGACGTCGACGGCGGGCTCTACCGCAAGGACTACACACTGCGCGGCGTCGGCGAGCACACCGAGGTGTGGGTGGCCAAGGACATCGCCTTCCCCGCCGGTGACTGCCGGGCGGCGGACTCCACCGAGATCACCGATCAGCAGGTCAAGGATCTGATCAAGGAGTTCGACACCAAGATCTGGCCGCGCGAGACCGCCGCGTTCAGTACGCCCCAGGAGCGCGACGGCACCGACCCGCGGTTGACCGGGGCCGACTACACCGGGGACGGCGCGAAGACGGTGACGCTGGTCGACAACGTCCGCGACGACAACTACTACGAGTTCCCGCAGGCGCCGACCTACATCGCCGGCTTCTTCTCCGCGCAGATCAACGAGCTGGTCGACCGCAACGTCATGACGATCGACGCGTACGACTGGAAGCACCGGTCCGGGGCCAACCCGCCCGACCAGCCGACCGACGACCTGTGCACCAGCCGGCCCGCCCGCCCGCGGATGTACGAGGGCACCTTCGCCCACGAGTGGCAGCACCTGCTGCAGTCGTACACGGACCCGGGCGAGGACGTGTGGGTCAACGAGGGCCTGTCCGATTACGCGCAGTCCCTGGTCGGTTATGTCGACGGCAACGCGACCGTTCACCACGCCGGCAACGACACGCACCTCGCCTGCTTCCAGGGTTTCGGCGTGGTGAAGACGCCGTACAACACCAACCCGCGGGACTGCGGCGGGGCACAGAACTCGCTGAACGTCTGGGACGAGGGCGCACCCTCCGAGGTGCTCGCCGACTACGGCAACACCTACCAGTTCATGCTCTACCTGCGGGACCGCTTCGGCGCCGCGGCGCTGTCCCGGCTGCACCGCGACGGCACCCACCAGGGCCTGGCCGGGGTCGCCGCCGCGCTGGGCGACGTTCAGCTCTACGGCGTGCTGCACGACTTCCAGACCATGACGCTGGTCGACAAGCTCATCGGTGACACGCCGCGCGGCACCATGATCGGTGTGCCGCACGCGCGGGTGACCACGCCGAGCGTGCGCTCGACCGTGAACCTCGCCAACCCCGCCTCGTACGACTACCCGGGTGCGGCCCCGAACGGTGCCGACTACGTCCGGCTGCGCGACGCCAAGAACAAGTATCTGAAGGGCGCCGAGCTGAAGTCGGTCACCTTCACCGGTGCCACGACCCTGCCGCCGCAGACTCTGCAGTGGAAGGTCCAGGACGGCGCGCTCTTCTCGGGCAACACCAAGGACCTGGACGTGGCGGCGGTGACCGAGGTGACCGTGCCCGCGGCCGACCCGGTGCTGCGACTGCGCACGAAGTACGCGACCGAGGAGGGCTACGACTACGGCTACGTCACCGTGTCGATGGACGGCGGGCGCACCTACACCGCGATCGCCGGCGACAGCACGGTCGCGGCGCCCCTCGGACAGGCGATCAACGGCGACAGTGCCGGGTTCCAGCCCCGGACCTACGATCTTTCCGCGTACGCGGGCAAGAAGGTCCTGCTCGGCTTCCGGTACGTGACCGACAGCGCCATCGACGAGGGTGGCTGGTGGATCGACGACATCAAGGTCGGCGGCGCCGTGGTCAGCGACGGTGCCACGCTCGACGGCTTCCGCTCGCCGACGCAGATCGTGCCGCTGCGGGTGCACGCCTGGAACGTGCGCCTGGTCGGCCTGGACGAGAAGGGCCGCCGCGCGCGCCAGGTGCCGGTGGAGCAGTTCGCGGCGCTCAAAGGCTACGACAAGGTCGTCGCCGTCGTCGCCTACGACGAGCCGACCGGGCAGATCGAGCAGTACGCGCCGTACACGCTGACGGTCAACGGCGTCGTTCAGCCCGGTGGCAGGACGCCGTAG
- a CDS encoding uridine kinase family protein, with amino-acid sequence MEPWRVATTDEVLTRVRQAVGEPADRPPVLAVDGRSAGGKTTFARRLAAAWPGATVIHTDDIAWNQAVLDWTTLLVDGVLTPLREGRAVSYRPPQWDARGREGAIEVSHDCTLVIVEGVGSGRRELEPHLDAVVWVETSQEETERRDAVRIAAGETTEELYALWMAEENPFVDDQKTWERAAFLVSGVPALPHNPETEFLIST; translated from the coding sequence ATGGAGCCATGGCGAGTCGCGACGACCGACGAAGTGCTGACCCGGGTACGCCAGGCGGTGGGCGAGCCGGCGGACCGGCCGCCGGTGCTGGCGGTCGACGGCCGCAGCGCCGGAGGCAAGACGACCTTCGCCCGTCGTCTCGCCGCGGCCTGGCCCGGCGCCACCGTGATCCACACCGATGACATCGCCTGGAACCAGGCCGTCCTCGACTGGACCACCCTGCTCGTCGACGGTGTCCTGACACCGCTGCGCGAGGGCCGAGCGGTCTCCTACCGGCCACCGCAGTGGGACGCCCGCGGCCGCGAGGGTGCGATCGAGGTGTCCCACGACTGCACCCTGGTGATCGTCGAGGGTGTCGGGTCCGGCCGCCGCGAGCTGGAGCCGCACCTGGACGCAGTGGTCTGGGTCGAGACCTCCCAGGAGGAGACCGAACGCCGCGACGCCGTCCGGATCGCCGCCGGCGAGACGACCGAGGAGCTCTACGCACTGTGGATGGCCGAGGAAAACCCCTTTGTGGACGACCAGAAGACCTGGGAGCGCGCCGCGTTTCTCGTGTCGGGTGTTCCCGCGCTCCCCCACAACCCGGAAACCGAATTCTTGATCTCCACCTGA
- a CDS encoding ABC transporter permease gives MTAVQNPPAVAPGVEPQRPTVRGGIPLWRLTQVELRKLADTRAGLWLLIVIALAAAATAAILLAAAPAEEQNYEELLSFGLLPASILLPVLGILSMTSEWSQRTALTTFTLVPARGKIIAAKLIAAVLIAIATTAAAAILSAAGNLVAIGTGGDGSWHLEGALVGQLLVNQIVFVLMGSAFGALLMNSPLAIVLYFAIPTLWSVLGEMIKGLRTAAGWVDINMTSVPLSEPGMTGNEWLRFGVAALIWVALPLALGTVRVLRREVS, from the coding sequence ATGACCGCCGTGCAGAACCCTCCGGCCGTTGCGCCCGGCGTGGAGCCACAGCGACCGACCGTGCGCGGCGGGATCCCGCTGTGGCGGCTCACGCAGGTCGAGCTGCGCAAACTCGCCGACACCAGGGCCGGCCTGTGGCTGCTGATCGTGATCGCGCTGGCCGCGGCGGCCACCGCCGCGATCCTGCTGGCCGCCGCTCCGGCCGAGGAGCAGAACTACGAGGAGCTCCTGTCCTTCGGCCTGCTGCCGGCGAGCATCCTGCTGCCGGTGCTCGGCATCCTCTCGATGACCAGCGAGTGGTCCCAGCGGACCGCGCTGACCACGTTCACGCTCGTGCCGGCCCGCGGCAAGATCATCGCGGCGAAGCTGATCGCGGCCGTCCTGATCGCGATCGCCACCACGGCCGCTGCGGCCATCCTCTCCGCGGCCGGCAACCTCGTCGCCATCGGTACGGGCGGCGACGGCAGCTGGCACCTCGAGGGCGCCCTCGTCGGGCAGCTGCTCGTCAACCAGATCGTCTTCGTGCTGATGGGCTCGGCGTTCGGCGCGCTGCTGATGAACTCACCGCTGGCGATCGTGCTCTACTTCGCCATCCCGACGCTGTGGTCGGTGCTCGGCGAGATGATCAAGGGTCTGCGCACGGCCGCGGGCTGGGTCGACATCAACATGACCTCGGTGCCGCTGAGCGAGCCCGGGATGACCGGCAACGAGTGGCTCCGGTTCGGGGTCGCGGCGCTGATCTGGGTGGCCCTGCCGCTCGCCCTCGGCACGGTCCGGGTGCTGCGGCGCGAGGTGTCCTGA